The following coding sequences are from one Canis lupus baileyi chromosome 23, mCanLup2.hap1, whole genome shotgun sequence window:
- the ENDOD1 gene encoding endonuclease domain-containing 1 protein isoform X3, translated as MLIDDPTSTLGELTDEADAISSVNSLGSKQALSTDYVDPDYQRGQLYPFSLSSDFREATFALTNAVPMSPSFQERWYTNLRSLMERALTPQCGNGEDLYLIAGAVPSDRRLQDRVTIPAFVWLAACCAMPGGGWAMGFVQHTRDGDIIEDVMVKELEKLLPSNPQLFQDNCGETEQDTERMKKILEVVNQVQDEERTVLSKEDTRPLSSMTSEGSALLPPEAPEERRSFLGRLMGFITTPVIRLFQLLYYVAVGILKNIIYFLWFVTKQVINGIENCLYRLGSATISYFLAIGEELASIPWKVLKVMVKIIRAVLRILCCLLKAVCRILGIPVRVLVDVATFPMHTIGAVPIVCKDIAVGLGGTISLLFDTAFGTMGGVFQVIFSICKKIGYRVTFDNSGEL; from the coding sequence ATTGACGACCCCACCAGCACCCTCGGGGAGCTGACTGATGAGGCTGATGCCATCTCCTCTGTGAACAGCCTGGGAAGCAAGCAGGCCCTGAGTACAGATTATGTGGACCCTGATTACCAAAGGGGACAGCTGTACCCATTCTCCCTTAGCAGTGATTTCCGAGAGGCCACCTTCGCTCTAACGAATGCCGTACCGATGAGCCCGTCCTTCCAGGAGCGGTGGTACACGAATCTCCGCAGCCTGATGGAGCGGGCCCTGACCCCGCAGTGTGGCAATGGGGAAGACCTGTACCTCATCGCAGGCGCCGTGCCCTCAGATCGCAGACTTCAGGACAGAGTGACCATCCCTGCGTTTGTCTGGCTGGCAGCCTGTTGTGCCATGCCCGGGGGTGGCTGGGCCATGGGCTTTGTCCAGCACACCCGGGATGGTGACATCATAGAAGACGTGATGGTGAAGGAGCTTGAGAAACTGCTTCCGTCTAACCCCCAGCTGTTCCAGGACAATTGTGGTGAAACTGAGCAAGACACggagagaatgaagaaaatcCTGGAGGTGGTCAACCAAGTCCAGGACGAGGAGCGGACGGTACTATCCAAGGAGGACACTCGTCCCCTCTCTAGCATGACCAGTGAAGGATCAGCTCTGCTGCCTCCGGAGGCACCGGAGGAGAGGAGGAGCTTCTTGGGTAGGTTGATGGGCTTCATCACTACCCCGGTCATCAGGCTTTTCCAGTTACTTTATTACGTTGCAGTAGGCATCCTGAAGAACATTATATATTTCCTGTGGTTTGTTACCAAGCAAGTGATTAACGGCATCGAGAATTGCCTTTACCGCCTGGGTTCAGCCACCATCTCCTACTTCTTGGCCATTGGGGAAGAGTTGGCAAGCATTCCCTGGAAGGTACTCAAAGTCATGGTCAAAATCATCAGGGCCGTGCTCCGGATCCTTTGTTGTCTGCTGAAGGCCGTTTGCCGCATTCTGGGCATTCCAGTCCGAGTCCTTGTGGACGTGGCCACTTTCCCTATGCACACCATAGGTGCAGTTCCAATCGTGTGCAAGGACATCGCAGTGGGCCTTGGAGGCACCATCTCTCTGCTCTTTGACACTGCTTTTGGTACTATGGGTGGTGTATTTCAGGTTATTTTTAGTATCTGCAAGAAGATTGGTTACAGGGTTACCTTTGACAATTCTGGGGAGTTATAG